From Spirochaetaceae bacterium, the proteins below share one genomic window:
- a CDS encoding efflux RND transporter periplasmic adaptor subunit, whose translation MSNEQITTKDAEDENTAVKKKGKGKIIALLIITLLLIAGTVIGLYFIGQSRRYLSTDNARVTTNLVTIQPSVGGIFENTALYTGRYVAAGELLGWIENSETFFSPFAGLIVRTYTVQNQVIWPMEPLAVVADMGNLHIQANIEETYITRLQLGQAVSVTLDAFGNRQFSGYVAEIGHVTDAAISGNAMFFNTGGTFTKVTQLIPVKINLNDDINLENFIGLNARVRIAIAAPVNRLNNLTAGAVNHTQRWNVHTTLGLIVEGINVNVGDRVSAGQILATLEAADLAYQVQIAEVALRTAEINMAMAEHNHRNAVALNAARATPTDELRQAEFALQLAITTRDQARVMLNAARTAFERAVIRAPSAGTITAIFAREGAVAMGLLFVIEDTVD comes from the coding sequence ATGAGTAACGAGCAAATAACGACCAAAGATGCAGAAGACGAAAATACCGCAGTTAAAAAGAAAGGTAAAGGCAAAATTATTGCCCTTTTAATTATCACCTTATTGCTTATAGCCGGTACAGTTATTGGTCTTTATTTTATTGGGCAAAGTAGGCGTTACCTGAGTACCGATAACGCTAGGGTAACCACCAATTTAGTAACTATTCAACCATCGGTAGGAGGTATCTTTGAAAATACTGCTCTTTATACCGGCCGTTATGTGGCCGCCGGCGAACTTTTAGGCTGGATAGAAAATAGCGAAACCTTTTTTTCGCCCTTTGCCGGGCTGATTGTTAGAACATACACGGTGCAAAACCAAGTGATATGGCCAATGGAGCCGCTGGCTGTTGTAGCCGATATGGGCAACCTGCATATTCAGGCCAACATCGAAGAAACTTATATTACGCGCCTGCAGCTTGGCCAAGCCGTTAGCGTTACCCTAGATGCTTTTGGTAATAGGCAATTTAGCGGTTATGTAGCTGAGATTGGCCATGTAACCGATGCCGCTATCTCCGGTAATGCTATGTTTTTTAATACCGGCGGTACCTTTACTAAGGTAACACAGCTTATCCCAGTAAAAATTAATTTAAATGATGATATTAACTTAGAAAATTTCATCGGGTTAAATGCTCGGGTGCGTATTGCTATAGCGGCGCCGGTTAATCGGCTTAATAATTTAACTGCGGGTGCAGTTAATCATACCCAAAGATGGAATGTGCATACCACGCTTGGGCTGATTGTAGAGGGAATTAATGTAAACGTAGGCGATAGAGTGAGCGCCGGGCAAATATTGGCTACCTTAGAGGCCGCCGATTTGGCCTACCAAGTGCAAATTGCCGAAGTTGCCTTGCGTACCGCCGAGATAAATATGGCTATGGCCGAGCATAACCACAGAAATGCCGTTGCCCTAAATGCCGCTAGAGCTACCCCTACAGATGAGCTGCGGCAAGCTGAATTTGCCTTGCAGTTAGCTATTACCACGCGCGATCAAGCACGGGTAATGTTAAACGCCGCCCGCACTGCTTTTGAGAGAGCAGTGATTAGAGCACCTAGTGCCGGCACGATAACGGCCATCTTTGCCCGTGAGGGAGCTGTGGCAATGGGGCTTTTATTTGTTATAGAGGATACCGTTGATTAA